One Nomascus leucogenys isolate Asia chromosome 22a, Asia_NLE_v1, whole genome shotgun sequence DNA segment encodes these proteins:
- the TCL1B gene encoding T-cell leukemia/lymphoma protein 1B gives MASEASVRLGVLPDRLWIQRPGIYEDEEGRTWVTVVVRFNPSHREWARASSSQGSASQGGRYEPSITVHLWQMAVHTREPLSSGQMPFSQLPAVWQLYSGKKYQAADSSFWEIADHGQIDSMEQLVLTYQPERKD, from the exons ATGGCCTCCGAAGCTTCTGTGCGTCTAGGGGTGCTCCCTGACCGTCTGTGGATCCAGAGGCCTGGCATCTACGAAGATGAGGAGGGGAGGACCTGGGTGACTGTGGTCGTGCGGTTCAATCCCTCGCATAGGGAATGGGCCAGGGCCTCAAGCTCCCAGGGCAGCGCCTCCCAGGGCGGCAGA TATGAACCCAGCATCACGGTGCACTTGTGGCAGATGGCAGTGCACACCCGGGAGCCACTCTCCTCCGGCCAGATGCCCTTCTCCCAGCTGCCTGCTGTGTGGCAGCTCTACTCCGGGAAGAAGTACCAAGCAGCGGATTCCAGTTTCTGGGAAATAGCAGACCATGGCCAG ATCGACTCCATGGAGCAGCTGGTCCTAACATATCAGCCGGAAAGGAAAGACTGA